From Hymenobacter sedentarius, a single genomic window includes:
- a CDS encoding family 43 glycosylhydrolase codes for MRHSFLLLVLALLGLVQPAAARKPGPPAKEKNSAYLFVYFTGNTKPEEAIRFALSPDGYRYVALNGNRPVVSSAAISETGGVRDPHILRGADGKTFYMVATDMVSANGWSSNRAMVLLRSTDLINWKSSVVNIQKKYPGQETLQRVWAPQTIYDAKAGKYLVYFSLKYGNDPDKIYYAYANKDFTDLEGELKQLFVSPTNGSFIDGDIVAKDGKFYLFFKTEGQGNGIKIAVSDKLTSGYVLQDQYVQQTTDPVEGAGTFKLNNSDDYILMYDVYTKGKYQFTRTRDLQHFAVVDNAVSMNFHPRHGTVLPITATEAARLAVRWLAPSDVLQSALNPAIRRNNTVVDTAGGKVAFLVQPGTNLQAFDPAFATFAGVSLTPAGRRDFTKGPVRYAVRVGGREQTFAVSATETHNPALSGYYADPDILYSQKNGKFYLYPTSDGFTGWSGTYFKAFSSPDLVSWKDEGTILDLEKDVSWAKKSAWAPCIIEQKTATGYKYAYYFCAGAKIGVALADSPTGPFVDSRKPLLDKLPEGVKGGQQIDPDVFRDPKSGKLYLYWGNGYMAAAELNDDLISLKPETQRVLTPDATFREGTHVLYRNGTYYFMWSENDTRDPDYRVRYGTATSPLGPLTVPANNLVVSKDAAAGIYGTGHNSTIQVPGRDEWYLVYHRFTYPQGIGMGQAAGYHREVCIDKLEFNPDGSIKPVVPTHAGIRPVRGK; via the coding sequence ATGAGACATAGTTTCCTGTTGCTCGTGCTCGCCTTGCTGGGGCTGGTTCAGCCGGCTGCAGCCCGTAAACCTGGTCCACCCGCCAAAGAGAAAAACAGCGCCTACTTGTTTGTGTACTTCACGGGCAACACCAAGCCGGAGGAGGCCATTCGCTTCGCTCTCAGTCCCGACGGCTACCGCTACGTGGCCCTCAACGGCAACCGGCCGGTGGTGAGCTCGGCCGCCATCAGCGAAACCGGTGGGGTGCGCGACCCGCACATTTTGCGCGGGGCCGATGGCAAGACATTTTACATGGTGGCTACCGACATGGTCTCGGCCAACGGTTGGAGCTCGAACCGGGCCATGGTGCTGCTGCGCTCCACGGACTTGATTAACTGGAAGTCCAGCGTGGTCAACATCCAGAAGAAATACCCCGGCCAGGAAACGCTGCAGCGGGTGTGGGCCCCGCAAACCATCTACGACGCCAAAGCCGGCAAGTACTTGGTTTACTTCTCGCTGAAGTACGGCAACGACCCCGATAAAATTTACTACGCCTATGCCAACAAGGACTTTACGGACCTGGAAGGCGAGCTCAAGCAACTGTTTGTCAGCCCCACCAACGGCTCGTTCATCGACGGCGACATCGTAGCGAAAGACGGTAAGTTTTACTTGTTCTTCAAGACCGAAGGCCAGGGCAACGGAATCAAAATCGCCGTGTCGGATAAGCTCACCAGCGGCTATGTACTCCAAGACCAGTACGTGCAGCAAACCACCGACCCGGTGGAAGGCGCCGGCACCTTCAAACTCAACAACTCGGACGACTACATCCTAATGTACGACGTGTACACCAAGGGCAAGTACCAGTTTACCCGCACCCGCGACCTGCAGCACTTTGCGGTAGTCGACAACGCGGTGAGCATGAACTTTCACCCCCGGCACGGCACCGTGCTGCCCATCACGGCCACCGAGGCGGCCCGGCTGGCGGTCCGCTGGCTGGCCCCGTCCGACGTGCTGCAATCGGCCCTAAACCCCGCCATTCGTCGCAATAACACCGTAGTCGACACGGCGGGCGGCAAGGTGGCGTTTCTGGTGCAGCCAGGCACTAACCTCCAGGCATTCGATCCGGCCTTTGCCACTTTTGCGGGCGTGAGCCTCACGCCGGCGGGCCGGCGCGATTTCACGAAGGGGCCGGTGCGCTACGCGGTGCGCGTGGGTGGCCGCGAGCAAACCTTCGCCGTGAGCGCCACCGAAACGCACAACCCGGCCCTGAGCGGCTACTACGCCGACCCTGACATTCTGTACTCGCAAAAAAACGGCAAGTTTTACCTCTACCCCACCAGCGACGGCTTCACGGGCTGGTCGGGCACCTACTTTAAGGCGTTTTCGTCGCCGGACTTGGTGAGCTGGAAAGACGAGGGCACCATCCTGGATTTGGAGAAGGACGTGAGTTGGGCTAAAAAAAGCGCTTGGGCCCCCTGCATCATCGAGCAGAAAACGGCCACCGGCTACAAGTACGCCTACTATTTCTGCGCGGGCGCCAAGATTGGGGTGGCCCTGGCCGACAGCCCCACCGGCCCGTTCGTAGACTCGCGCAAGCCCCTGCTGGATAAGCTGCCCGAGGGCGTGAAGGGCGGCCAGCAGATTGACCCGGACGTGTTTCGCGACCCCAAGTCCGGCAAGCTCTACCTGTACTGGGGCAATGGCTACATGGCCGCCGCCGAGCTAAACGACGACCTGATTTCGTTGAAGCCCGAAACGCAGCGGGTGCTCACGCCGGATGCCACTTTCCGCGAGGGCACCCACGTGCTGTACCGCAACGGCACCTACTACTTCATGTGGAGCGAAAACGACACCCGTGACCCCGACTACCGGGTGCGCTACGGCACCGCCACGTCGCCGCTGGGGCCGCTAACGGTGCCGGCCAATAACCTAGTCGTTAGCAAGGACGCGGCTGCGGGCATCTACGGCACGGGCCACAACTCTACCATTCAGGTGCCGGGCCGCGACGAGTGGTACCTGGTGTACCACCGGTTCACTTATCCGCAGGGCATCGGGATGGGCCAGGCCGCCGGCTACCACCGCGAGGTGTGCATTGACAAGCTGGAGTTCAACCCCGACGGGAGCATCAAGCCAGTGGTTCCCACGCACGCTGGAATTCGGCCAGTGCGAGGGAAATAA
- a CDS encoding glycoside hydrolase family 2 TIM barrel-domain containing protein: protein MAIFRFLTLSFFLAAGAVSAQQTPNEWEKPEVVDQNKEKAHASFMVYERPADVAANDYTRSPYYQALNGTWKFNYVARPDQRPLDFQQPGFNDATWKSIAVPSSWELQGFGTPIYTNITYPFPRTPPFIDGRDNPVGSYRRSFTVPAGWAGREVLLNFGSISGYAVVFVNGQRVGMSKVAKSPAEFDITKYLKPGENLLAVQVMRWHDGSYLEDQDFWRLSGLDRDVYLYSLPQQTIWDFFAHADLDETYKNGQFSADVALRNFAAAAGTPAHLAVEILDANGKTVLRQQQPVPALAASGTQTVKLSGTIKNVRPWSAEIPTLYQCRLTLEDAQGRALAVTGCKLGFRKVEIKNAQLLVNGVPVEVHGVNRHELEPTTGRVVTAAGMRRDLQLMKQFNINAVRTSHYPNDERWYRLCDELGFYLVDEANIESHGMGAEFQSWFDKSKHPAYLPAWAPAHLDRIERLVERDKNHPSVIIWSMGNECGNGPVFHDAYTWMKRRDPSRPVQFEQAGEDIDTDIVCPMYPGMGSMQRYAAATDKKRPFIMCEYSHAMGNSNGNFQEYWDLIRSKPHLQGGFIWDWVDQGLQADDHGLPYFAYGGDLGGYNRQNDENFCANGLVAADRTPHPGLYEVKKVYQDIRFSAAQPAAGRLTVHNGFSFRNLDNYVFRWELLKNGAVTKTGTFGVKLAPRQEQEVKLPLPALAAAPGTEYVLNVFARSKSAAPLVPAGHEVAREQFRLTPETRYFTRPTVAASTRLQIKRDGDKLTFAAGEVSGEFNTAQGRLSNYRLGQNQIINQYPEPYFWRAPTDNDFGSGMPLKLSVWRTAHTARKVQRVTVGEQSAAGLSIKVEYLLTDIAVPYTVAYLIGPDGAVQVTASMDMTGRELPELLRFGMRMELGGRYNNLAYYGRGPWENYNDRNTASFLGLYRDSVRNQFVNNYIRPQEGGNHTETRWLTLTNAAGLGLRVEGTQPLSFSALDVRTEELDPGLSKKQQHLSDVKRHDQVYLSVDLKQRGVGGDNSWGALPHDQYRLLDKTYSYSYTLRLVDEKTPQP, encoded by the coding sequence ATGGCTATTTTTCGATTTCTGACCTTAAGCTTTTTCCTCGCAGCCGGGGCTGTCTCGGCCCAGCAAACCCCCAATGAATGGGAGAAGCCCGAAGTGGTAGACCAGAACAAGGAGAAGGCGCACGCCAGCTTCATGGTATATGAGCGGCCCGCTGATGTGGCCGCCAACGACTACACCCGCTCGCCCTACTACCAGGCGCTCAATGGCACCTGGAAATTCAACTACGTGGCCCGGCCCGACCAGCGGCCCCTGGATTTCCAGCAGCCCGGCTTCAACGACGCGACCTGGAAATCCATTGCCGTGCCCTCCAGCTGGGAGTTGCAGGGTTTTGGCACGCCCATCTACACCAACATTACGTATCCGTTTCCGCGCACCCCCCCGTTCATCGACGGACGCGACAACCCAGTGGGCAGCTACCGGCGCAGCTTCACGGTGCCGGCTGGCTGGGCCGGGCGCGAGGTGCTGCTCAATTTTGGCTCCATTTCGGGCTACGCGGTAGTGTTTGTGAACGGCCAGCGCGTGGGCATGAGCAAGGTGGCCAAGTCGCCGGCCGAGTTCGACATCACGAAGTACCTGAAGCCGGGCGAAAACCTGCTGGCGGTGCAGGTGATGCGCTGGCACGATGGCAGCTACCTCGAAGACCAAGACTTCTGGCGGCTTTCGGGCCTCGACCGCGACGTGTACCTCTACAGCTTGCCCCAGCAAACCATCTGGGACTTCTTTGCCCACGCCGACCTGGACGAAACTTATAAAAACGGCCAGTTCAGCGCCGATGTGGCGCTGCGCAACTTCGCCGCGGCGGCCGGCACCCCGGCCCACCTGGCAGTGGAAATTTTGGACGCGAACGGCAAAACGGTGTTGCGCCAGCAGCAGCCCGTGCCGGCGCTGGCCGCTAGCGGCACGCAGACCGTGAAGCTGAGCGGCACCATCAAAAACGTGCGCCCATGGAGCGCCGAAATCCCCACGCTCTACCAGTGCCGCCTCACGCTGGAAGATGCCCAGGGCCGCGCCCTGGCCGTAACCGGCTGCAAGCTGGGCTTCCGCAAAGTCGAAATCAAAAACGCCCAGTTGCTGGTGAACGGCGTGCCGGTGGAAGTGCACGGCGTGAACCGCCACGAGCTGGAGCCCACCACTGGCCGCGTGGTGACCGCCGCCGGCATGCGCCGCGACCTGCAGCTGATGAAGCAGTTCAATATCAACGCGGTGCGCACCAGCCACTACCCCAACGACGAGCGCTGGTACCGCCTCTGCGACGAGCTGGGCTTCTACCTCGTGGACGAGGCCAACATTGAAAGCCACGGCATGGGCGCTGAGTTTCAGAGCTGGTTCGACAAGAGTAAGCACCCGGCCTACCTGCCCGCGTGGGCGCCCGCCCACCTCGACCGCATCGAGCGGCTGGTGGAGCGCGACAAAAACCACCCGTCGGTCATTATCTGGAGCATGGGCAACGAGTGCGGCAACGGCCCCGTGTTTCACGACGCCTACACTTGGATGAAGCGGCGCGACCCCAGCCGACCGGTGCAGTTTGAGCAAGCCGGCGAAGACATCGATACCGACATCGTATGCCCCATGTACCCCGGCATGGGCTCCATGCAGCGCTACGCTGCGGCCACCGACAAAAAGCGGCCCTTCATCATGTGCGAGTATTCGCACGCCATGGGCAATAGCAACGGCAACTTTCAGGAGTACTGGGACTTGATTCGGAGCAAGCCGCACCTGCAGGGCGGCTTCATCTGGGATTGGGTTGACCAGGGCCTGCAGGCCGACGACCACGGCCTGCCGTACTTTGCTTACGGCGGCGACCTGGGCGGCTACAACCGCCAAAACGATGAGAACTTCTGCGCCAACGGCCTCGTCGCGGCCGACCGCACCCCGCACCCCGGCCTGTACGAGGTGAAAAAGGTGTACCAGGACATTCGCTTCAGCGCAGCGCAGCCCGCCGCGGGGCGCCTCACGGTGCACAACGGCTTTTCCTTTCGCAATCTGGACAACTATGTCTTCCGCTGGGAGCTGTTGAAGAACGGCGCGGTGACGAAAACCGGCACCTTTGGCGTGAAGCTGGCGCCACGCCAGGAGCAGGAGGTGAAGCTGCCGCTGCCCGCGCTGGCGGCAGCGCCGGGCACGGAGTATGTACTTAACGTATTTGCCCGATCCAAAAGCGCCGCCCCGCTGGTGCCGGCCGGTCACGAAGTGGCCCGCGAGCAGTTTCGCCTCACGCCTGAGACCAGGTATTTCACGCGCCCAACCGTGGCGGCCAGCACCAGGCTGCAAATCAAGCGCGACGGCGACAAGCTGACCTTTGCGGCCGGCGAGGTGAGCGGCGAGTTCAACACCGCGCAGGGACGGCTGAGCAACTACCGGTTGGGCCAAAATCAGATTATCAACCAGTACCCCGAGCCGTATTTCTGGCGCGCGCCCACCGATAATGACTTCGGGAGCGGCATGCCCCTGAAGCTGAGCGTGTGGCGCACGGCCCACACGGCGCGCAAGGTGCAGCGCGTAACAGTAGGGGAGCAGTCGGCTGCCGGCCTGTCCATCAAGGTGGAATACCTGCTTACCGACATCGCCGTGCCCTATACCGTGGCCTACCTCATCGGGCCCGATGGGGCGGTGCAGGTGACGGCCTCCATGGACATGACGGGGCGCGAGCTGCCCGAACTGCTGCGCTTCGGCATGCGAATGGAGCTGGGTGGCCGCTACAATAACCTGGCTTACTACGGCCGCGGCCCCTGGGAAAACTACAACGACCGCAACACGGCCAGCTTCCTGGGCCTGTACCGCGACTCGGTGCGCAACCAGTTTGTCAACAACTACATTCGGCCCCAGGAGGGGGGCAACCACACCGAAACGCGCTGGCTCACGCTCACCAATGCTGCTGGCCTGGGCCTGCGGGTAGAAGGCACCCAGCCGCTCAGCTTCAGCGCCCTCGATGTGCGCACCGAAGAGCTGGACCCCGGCCTGAGCAAAAAGCAGCAGCACCTCAGCGACGTGAAGCGCCACGACCAGGTGTACCTGAGCGTGGACCTGAAGCAGCGCGGCGTGGGCGGCGACAACAGCTGGGGCGCCCTGCCCCACGACCAGTACCGCCTGCTCGATAAAACATACTCCTACAGCTACACCCTGCGGCTGGTGGATGAGAAAACGCCGCAGCCCTAA
- a CDS encoding BNR repeat-containing protein translates to MQHPSSGSRRYLLLGLLVLGSLLGLPRASRAQTALGLGWARNNVNGAVFRKNSVVTHKREQFTAYYDSLGYVVLAKRHLPAGPWQVQRTQYQGNVKDAHNVISLMVDGAGYVHLSFDHHNNPLHYCRSKVPGSLDMGELQPMTGQQEQKVSYPEFHRFPNGDLLFMYRDGGSGNGNLVLNRYRPKTRQWRRLHDVLIDGEGQRNAYWQACIDARGTIHVSWVWRESPDVASNHDMAYARSLDGGKTWQKSTGERYQVPITERTAEYACRIPQRSELINQTSITADASGNPYIATYWRPAGMQVPQYQLVYLEAKQWKTAQVGQRTTPFSLSGAGTKKIPMARPQVLVGEKKGHRRVYVLFRDAERQDRISVAQCVDLTKNQWTTTDLTTISVGSWEPSYDTERWKKQGVLSLFVQRTGQGDGETLEKLAPQPVYILEWNPNTVAAPVGRASAAPTHAADGWKLVWVDEFNTPGPHDPRRLKFENGFVRNHELQWYLPDSAR, encoded by the coding sequence ATGCAGCACCCTTCTTCAGGCTCACGCCGCTACCTACTATTGGGATTACTGGTGCTGGGCAGCCTCTTAGGGCTGCCGCGGGCCAGCCGTGCTCAAACGGCCTTGGGGCTAGGCTGGGCCCGCAACAACGTCAACGGCGCCGTGTTCCGCAAGAATTCTGTGGTGACGCACAAGCGGGAGCAGTTCACCGCCTACTATGATTCGTTGGGCTACGTGGTGCTGGCCAAGCGTCACCTGCCGGCTGGGCCGTGGCAGGTGCAGCGCACGCAATACCAAGGCAATGTGAAGGACGCGCACAACGTCATCAGCCTGATGGTGGACGGCGCCGGCTACGTGCACCTGTCCTTCGACCACCACAACAACCCGCTGCACTACTGCCGCAGTAAAGTGCCCGGCTCCCTGGACATGGGCGAGCTGCAGCCCATGACCGGCCAGCAGGAACAGAAAGTGAGCTACCCGGAGTTTCACCGCTTCCCCAACGGCGACCTGCTGTTTATGTACCGCGACGGTGGCTCCGGCAACGGCAACCTCGTGCTGAACCGCTACCGCCCCAAAACCCGGCAATGGAGGCGCCTGCACGACGTGCTGATTGACGGCGAGGGCCAGCGCAATGCCTACTGGCAGGCCTGCATCGATGCCCGGGGCACCATTCACGTGTCATGGGTGTGGCGCGAGTCGCCGGATGTGGCCTCCAACCACGACATGGCCTATGCCCGCTCCCTGGACGGCGGCAAAACCTGGCAGAAGAGCACCGGCGAGCGTTACCAGGTGCCCATTACCGAGCGCACGGCCGAGTACGCCTGCCGCATCCCCCAGCGTAGCGAGCTGATAAACCAGACCTCCATCACGGCCGATGCCAGCGGCAACCCCTACATCGCCACGTATTGGCGGCCGGCGGGTATGCAGGTTCCGCAGTACCAGCTGGTGTACCTGGAAGCGAAGCAGTGGAAAACAGCGCAAGTAGGCCAGCGCACGACCCCGTTTAGCCTGAGCGGCGCCGGCACCAAGAAGATTCCGATGGCCCGCCCTCAGGTGCTGGTGGGGGAGAAGAAGGGGCACCGTAGGGTGTACGTCCTCTTCCGAGATGCCGAGCGCCAGGACCGGATATCGGTAGCCCAATGCGTCGACCTGACCAAGAACCAGTGGACCACCACCGACCTCACCACCATCTCCGTGGGCAGCTGGGAGCCGAGCTACGACACCGAGCGCTGGAAAAAACAAGGCGTGCTCAGCCTGTTCGTGCAGCGCACTGGTCAGGGCGACGGCGAGACCCTGGAGAAGCTGGCCCCCCAGCCGGTGTACATCCTGGAATGGAACCCCAACACCGTAGCCGCGCCGGTGGGCCGCGCCTCCGCGGCGCCCACGCATGCGGCCGATGGCTGGAAGCTGGTATGGGTCGACGAGTTCAACACCCCCGGACCGCACGACCCCCGAAGATTAAAGTTTGAAAACGGATTTGTGCGCAACCACGAGCTGCAATGGTACCTACCCGATAGTGCCCGCTGA
- a CDS encoding glycoside hydrolase family 16 protein: protein MEYYQGKIFANVASGTSQHYNARWHSQTKPVTSFADPEWAHQFHVWRMDWDAQAIRLYVDDELLNETPLTETINEDGSGFNPMTQPHYVLLNLALGGDNGGPLNNTAFPNRFEADYVRVYQR from the coding sequence ATGGAGTACTACCAGGGGAAGATCTTCGCTAACGTCGCCTCGGGCACCAGCCAGCATTATAATGCCCGGTGGCACAGCCAGACCAAACCCGTGACCAGCTTTGCCGACCCCGAATGGGCCCACCAATTTCACGTCTGGCGCATGGACTGGGACGCGCAAGCCATCCGCCTTTACGTCGATGACGAACTGCTAAACGAAACGCCCCTCACCGAAACTATTAACGAGGACGGCTCCGGGTTCAACCCCATGACGCAGCCCCATTACGTGCTGCTAAACCTGGCCCTGGGCGGTGACAACGGCGGCCCGCTTAACAACACGGCCTTTCCCAACCGCTTTGAAGCGGACTACGTGCGGGTGTACCAGCGCTAG
- a CDS encoding type I restriction-modification system subunit M N-terminal domain-containing protein gives MRQPTLNATAQSLVQRVWGYATVLRDDGVGYGDYVEQITYLLFLKMADEQAGAPNAPAVPAGKDWASLRPLEGDPLEVQYRHLLSDLGKEPGWPTAPCGLCQTGWRRQGRYRAWEEKGKARPKVPAPDSTLAR, from the coding sequence ATGCGTCAACCCACCTTGAATGCCACCGCCCAATCCCTCGTCCAGCGCGTCTGGGGCTACGCCACCGTGCTCCGCGACGACGGCGTGGGCTACGGCGACTACGTCGAGCAAATCACCTACCTGCTGTTCCTGAAAATGGCCGACGAGCAGGCCGGCGCCCCCAACGCCCCGGCCGTGCCCGCCGGAAAAGACTGGGCTAGCCTGCGTCCCCTCGAAGGCGACCCGCTGGAGGTGCAGTACCGCCACCTGCTCTCCGACCTGGGCAAGGAGCCCGGCTGGCCCACAGCCCCGTGCGGGCTTTGTCAAACGGGCTGGCGGCGGCAGGGTCGGTATCGGGCATGGGAAGAAAAAGGAAAGGCGCGGCCAAAGGTACCGGCGCCGGACAGTACCTTGGCCCGGTGA
- a CDS encoding PAS domain-containing protein: MPDPSLPGLSGPAPEAPAHRQRLHALVQAAPACLAGLSGPRHVVTVSNPLFRQLFGDRTLAGLPLREALPELQSQPFFELLDGVYASGTVCHGPGEVEFRDATRPDPRGPVHFTFIAQPQRDPRTGEVTGLLLFAYNVSAHVRARRQAEARGDRPAATAQQLAVANAALATSNEELSVTNEELAVTNAELDATIGQLTDSNQHLARANAALKAANADIRAHAAELHLSQQALRQLNRQLETRVRERTGQLQAALRAAEQQRATIAAVFDQTPAAVSLLRGPELRLEYVNDSYQALYPGRVLRGRPLAEALPEAEAQGFLALLHRVYATGLPYHGQEMPLVDEGPNGPRTRFFDFTYQAFRENGAVVGVAVCAFDVSEQVRVREQVAVAIFRGPRHVIELANPAVCAIWGRTAEQMLGQPLFEALPEAAGQGFEELLAGVLATGVPYVATELPSTLDRAGQRDTVYWNFVYQPLPDADGRITGITVVATDVSEQVRARQVLEKLGQELAAAYATLRVAHVDTELVNAALCESNTQLTRTNADLDSFVYAASHDLKLPVLNLAGLIGELRRGVTFTDPAEEGVLVPLIEQTMRQLTATRDDLSALGQMQQAALDPPEALNLEELVADVLQVLEPQVRAARARVTVDFAARPVVSYPRAGLRTIVLNLLSNAFKYADPARPGRVHVSLWLDAGQPVLWVKDNGLGFDAAAHGPDLFQLFRRFHTHPEGTGVGLYLVNRLVQATGGRIEADSRVGEGATFRVYLGLQ, encoded by the coding sequence ATGCCCGACCCCTCCTTACCCGGCCTGTCCGGGCCGGCCCCCGAGGCACCGGCGCACCGCCAGCGGCTCCACGCGCTGGTGCAGGCCGCGCCGGCCTGTCTGGCCGGCCTCTCCGGGCCGAGGCACGTCGTCACGGTGAGCAACCCCCTGTTTCGGCAGCTGTTTGGCGACCGGACGCTGGCGGGCCTGCCCCTGCGCGAGGCGCTGCCGGAGTTGCAGAGCCAGCCGTTTTTCGAGTTGCTCGACGGGGTGTACGCCTCCGGCACCGTCTGCCACGGCCCCGGGGAGGTCGAATTCCGCGACGCCACCCGCCCCGACCCGCGCGGGCCGGTCCACTTTACCTTCATCGCGCAACCGCAGCGCGACCCCCGGACGGGGGAGGTCACGGGCCTGCTGCTGTTTGCCTACAACGTGAGCGCCCACGTGCGGGCCCGCCGGCAGGCCGAAGCGCGCGGCGACCGGCCCGCCGCGACTGCCCAGCAGCTGGCCGTGGCCAACGCGGCGCTGGCCACCAGCAACGAGGAGTTGTCCGTGACCAACGAGGAACTGGCCGTCACCAACGCGGAGTTGGACGCCACCATCGGCCAGCTCACGGACAGCAACCAGCACCTGGCCCGGGCCAACGCGGCGTTGAAAGCCGCCAACGCCGACATCCGCGCCCACGCCGCCGAGCTGCACCTGAGCCAGCAGGCCCTGCGCCAGCTCAACCGGCAGCTGGAAACCCGGGTGCGGGAGCGCACCGGCCAGCTGCAGGCCGCCCTGCGCGCGGCCGAGCAGCAGCGCGCGACCATCGCGGCCGTCTTCGACCAGACGCCCGCCGCCGTGAGCCTGTTGCGCGGCCCCGAGCTGCGGCTGGAGTACGTCAACGATAGCTACCAGGCCCTCTACCCGGGCCGGGTGCTGCGCGGCCGGCCGCTAGCCGAGGCCCTGCCCGAAGCCGAAGCGCAGGGCTTCCTTGCCCTGCTGCACCGGGTCTACGCCACCGGCCTGCCCTACCACGGCCAGGAAATGCCCCTGGTGGACGAAGGCCCCAACGGCCCGCGCACGCGGTTCTTCGATTTCACCTACCAGGCCTTCCGGGAAAATGGCGCCGTGGTGGGCGTGGCCGTGTGCGCCTTCGACGTGAGCGAGCAGGTGCGGGTGCGCGAGCAGGTGGCCGTGGCCATCTTCCGGGGCCCGCGCCACGTCATCGAGCTGGCCAACCCCGCCGTGTGCGCCATTTGGGGCCGCACGGCCGAGCAGATGCTCGGCCAGCCGCTCTTTGAGGCCCTGCCGGAGGCGGCCGGCCAGGGCTTCGAGGAGTTGCTCGCTGGCGTGCTGGCCACGGGCGTCCCGTACGTGGCCACGGAACTGCCCTCCACGCTCGACCGGGCCGGGCAGCGCGACACCGTGTACTGGAACTTCGTCTACCAGCCCCTGCCCGACGCCGACGGCCGCATCACGGGCATCACGGTGGTGGCCACCGACGTGAGCGAGCAGGTGCGGGCCCGGCAGGTGCTCGAAAAACTCGGCCAGGAGCTGGCCGCCGCCTACGCCACCCTGCGGGTCGCCCACGTCGACACGGAGCTGGTCAACGCGGCCCTGTGCGAGAGCAACACCCAGCTGACGCGCACCAACGCCGACCTCGACAGCTTTGTGTACGCCGCCAGCCACGACCTCAAGCTGCCCGTGCTCAACCTGGCCGGCCTCATCGGCGAGCTGCGCCGCGGCGTCACCTTCACCGACCCGGCCGAAGAAGGCGTGCTGGTGCCCCTGATCGAGCAAACCATGCGCCAGCTCACCGCCACCCGCGACGACCTGTCGGCGCTGGGGCAGATGCAACAAGCCGCGCTGGACCCGCCCGAGGCCCTGAATCTGGAGGAACTGGTCGCCGACGTGCTGCAGGTGCTCGAACCCCAGGTTCGGGCCGCGCGCGCCCGCGTCACGGTCGACTTCGCGGCGCGGCCCGTGGTCTCGTACCCGCGCGCCGGCCTGCGCACCATCGTGCTCAACCTGCTCAGCAACGCGTTTAAGTACGCCGACCCGGCCCGGCCAGGCCGGGTCCACGTCTCGCTCTGGCTCGACGCCGGTCAGCCGGTGCTGTGGGTGAAAGACAACGGCCTGGGCTTCGACGCCGCGGCCCACGGCCCCGACCTGTTTCAGCTCTTCCGGCGCTTTCACACCCACCCCGAGGGCACCGGCGTGGGCCTCTACCTCGTCAACCGCTTGGTGCAGGCCACCGGCGGCCGCATCGAAGCGGACAGCCGCGTGGGCGAAGGGGCCACGTTTCGCGTCTACCTCGGCCTGCAGTAG
- a CDS encoding alpha/beta fold hydrolase has translation MPKAFILLVLLLAGPSWSHGQSVGATDTLTVYLFPGLGLDGRLFQHLSLPYRVKTINWVPVEKKETLPHYALRLAGQLDTTTAYALVGVSFGGMCASEIAKVYRPAHTVLISSAASRQEIPLSIKQLKLLPLHRLFGDAGCRWYAHAARRTFGIRTPAEAQLFDAMLQTMPAHYFSRALDCILTWESVSPPPSPVRLHGDRDRILPGSKSPEVVRIAQGTHLMVLTQPESLRAALLQTLAGKPLSRKPTPLGGNGAVNESGPKQKDGLGAVSPSGRTRTR, from the coding sequence ATGCCCAAAGCCTTTATTTTGCTGGTGCTCTTACTGGCTGGACCCTCGTGGAGCCATGGACAGTCGGTTGGCGCAACCGATACGCTCACCGTTTACCTATTTCCGGGCTTGGGGCTGGATGGCCGACTTTTTCAGCACCTGTCCCTGCCGTACCGGGTTAAGACCATCAACTGGGTGCCGGTAGAGAAAAAGGAAACCCTGCCGCACTATGCGTTGCGGCTGGCCGGCCAGCTGGACACCACCACGGCCTACGCTCTGGTGGGCGTATCGTTTGGGGGGATGTGTGCCAGCGAGATTGCCAAAGTCTATCGGCCCGCGCATACGGTTCTCATCTCATCGGCCGCCAGCCGTCAGGAAATTCCGCTAAGCATTAAGCAATTGAAGTTGCTGCCCTTGCACCGGCTGTTTGGCGATGCCGGGTGTCGATGGTACGCACACGCCGCCCGGCGGACCTTCGGAATTCGCACCCCTGCGGAGGCCCAGCTCTTCGACGCAATGCTCCAAACAATGCCGGCCCACTACTTTTCGCGGGCTCTTGACTGCATCCTGACCTGGGAAAGCGTTTCTCCTCCGCCCTCGCCCGTCCGCCTGCACGGCGACCGCGACCGGATCCTGCCGGGGTCGAAAAGCCCAGAAGTGGTGAGGATTGCACAGGGAACCCACCTGATGGTACTCACGCAGCCCGAGAGCCTCCGGGCCGCGCTGCTCCAAACCTTGGCTGGTAAGCCCCTTAGTCGAAAGCCTACCCCGCTTGGTGGAAATGGTGCAGTGAATGAGTCAGGGCCCAAGCAAAAGGATGGTCTTGGGGCCGTCAGTCCTAGCGGTCGTACGCGCACGAGGTAG